The Astatotilapia calliptera chromosome 14, fAstCal1.2, whole genome shotgun sequence genome includes a region encoding these proteins:
- the chchd2 gene encoding coiled-coil-helix-coiled-coil-helix domain-containing protein 2 encodes MPRGSRSRTSRMPPPASRAPPSPPPMARAAPPPSYAPAPMQAPPSAVGTPAAAPRQPGMFAQMASTAAGVAVGSAVGHTIGHAMTGGFSGGHSEPARPDVTYQEPYQAQPVYQQGAPQQQQQACSYELRQFVECAQNQSDLKLCEGFSEVLKQCRFANGLS; translated from the exons ATGCCGAGAGGAAGCAGAAGCCGGACGTCCAGGATGCCCCCTCCAGCCAG CCGGGCTCCACCATCCCCTCCACCTATGGCCCGGGCTGCTCCCCCTCCCTCCTACGCCCCGGCTCCGATGCAGGCGCCTCCGTCCGCTGTCGGCACGCCAGCCGCAGCGCCCAGGCAGCCGGGTATGTTTGCCCAGATGGCGTCTACAGCCGCTGGGGTGGCAGTAGGCTCGGCGGTAGGCCACACAATCGGTCACGCCATGACTGGAGGTTTCAGCGGAGGACACTCAGAGCCTGCCAGGCCTGACGTCACATACCAG GAGCCATACCAGGCCCAGCCTGTGTACCAGCAGGGGGcccctcagcagcagcagcaggcctgCTCCTACGAGCTCAGGCAGTTCGTTGAGTGTGCCCAAAACCAGAGCGACCTCAAGCTCTGCGAGGGCTTCAGTGAGGTGCTCAAACAGTGCAGGTTTGCTAATG GTCTGTCATGA
- the LOC113035952 gene encoding protein FAM98B, whose product MERSAGTVSAIKALGYPGSRCLSRCRCDELPCPLLSWLCAELRTLCPELRDSGGSGDVLLAGELKNVLSNISSPLAVLTSEVLDPSTLNKVAEFLVSELQAAHIIKYKESYPDERATEADSEKEQRVEDLSRDFCEENEGDDGLGENRRKAEMQAEWILLLRALNMDASSRFEDVLNEVNERLSRLPSGDMTKPLLSTSLSSEQWLQVKKMNEILSEDYRRRRQMMVTRFQVTLESFAWGEKQKERSAALASAPNLASLIGSSQVSPSLLLAAREDQSFIDPVKAGTSTSVYKTLMGSVPDRGGRPGEIEPPMPAWTGRSSKGNRGGRGGGQSHKHKKKKGKKD is encoded by the exons ATGGAGAGGAGCGCGGGGACAGTTTCAGCCATTAAAGCTCTGGG GTACCCGGGCAGCCGCTGCCTCTCCCGGTGCAGATGTGACGAGCTTCCCTGTCCGCTGCTCAGCTGGCTGTGCGCAGAGCTCAGGACTCTCTGCCCGGAGCTACGAG ACTCAGGAGGGTCAGGTGATGTGCTGCTGGCGGGAGAGCTGAAAAATGTACTATCAAACATATCCTCTCCCCTCGCTGTGCTGACCTCCGAGGTGTTGGACCCATCCACTCTCAACAAAGTCGCTG AGTTCCTTGTATCAGAATTGCAAGCAGCTCACATTATCAAGTACAAAGAGTCATATCCTGACGAGCGGGCGACAGAAGCGGACTCTGAAAAAGAGCAGCGAGTTGAAGATCTGAGCCGTGACTTTTGTGAGGAAAACGAAGGCGATGACGGTTTGGGTGAAAACAGGAGGAAAGCAGAGATGCAAGCAGAATGGATTTTACTTCTGCGTGCTCTCAACATGGACGCCTCCTCTCGGTTTGAGGACGTTTTGAACGAG GTGAATGAGAGGCTTTCTCGCCTACCAAGTGGAGACATGACCAAACCTCTTCTCAGCACCAGCCTCAGCTCAGAGCAGTGG CTtcaagtgaaaaaaatgaatgaaattctGTCCGAGGACTATCGGCGTCGGCGACAAATGATGGTCACGCGCTTTCAGGTTACGCTTGAATCATTTGCATGGGGAGAGAAACAAAAG GAGCGCAGTGCTGCGCTGGCTTCGGCGCCTAATCTTGCGTCCCTCATCGGCTCTTCCCAAGTGTCTCCATCTCTGCTGCTCGCTGCCAGAGAGGATCAGTCCTTCATTGACCCGGTCAAAGCTGGAACAAGCACCTCTGTTTACAAG ACGTTGATGGGCAGTGTACCAGACAGAGGAGGACGACCTGGGGAAATTGAGCCTCCTATGCCAGCATGGACAGGGAGAAGCTCGAAAGGCAACAGAGGGGGACGAGGAGGCGGACAATCTCATAAgcataagaagaagaaagggaaaaaagattAA